One stretch of Corynebacterium callunae DSM 20147 DNA includes these proteins:
- a CDS encoding TetR/AcrR family transcriptional regulator, whose protein sequence is MRTDALVRRQKIIMTACELYRSKHHDSLTMENIAEKAGVGIATLYRNFPDRFSLDMACAQFLFEGVIGLEEEAVAAFDNNPREVWISFNKALIDKGLGSLVPALAPRSLDELPPEVSVLREKTKVLTEALIEHGKKHKLVHADIDARTYIVGLITVSRTPLPALAAVTENLSTTLLGIFLAGLEHGGQPV, encoded by the coding sequence ATGCGCACTGATGCACTTGTTCGGCGACAAAAAATCATCATGACCGCCTGCGAGCTTTATCGCAGCAAGCATCACGATTCATTGACCATGGAAAACATCGCGGAAAAGGCTGGAGTTGGCATTGCCACGCTTTATAGAAATTTCCCAGATCGCTTTTCTTTGGACATGGCCTGTGCGCAATTTCTTTTTGAGGGCGTCATTGGTTTAGAGGAAGAAGCCGTGGCTGCCTTTGACAACAATCCCCGCGAAGTCTGGATCTCCTTCAATAAGGCACTTATCGATAAAGGCCTAGGGTCCCTCGTGCCGGCCCTTGCACCTCGTAGCCTTGATGAACTTCCCCCCGAAGTTTCAGTGCTGCGTGAAAAAACTAAAGTGCTAACCGAGGCCCTTATTGAACATGGGAAAAAGCACAAGCTCGTACATGCAGACATCGATGCTCGCACTTATATTGTGGGCTTAATTACCGTCTCCCGAACTCCTTTGCCAGCACTTGCCGCTGTTACCGAGAACCTTTCCACCACCCTGCTTGGTATTTTCCTCGCGGGCCTAGAACACGGCGGCCAGCCGGTGTAG
- a CDS encoding CE1758 family FMN-dependent luciferase-like monooxygenase → MQFGIFTIGDVTVDPNTGKAPTEAERIEAMTQIALKAEEVGLDVFATGEHHNPPFVPSSPTTHLAYIAAKTEKLLLSTSTTLITTNDPVKIAEDFAFLQHLSGGRVDLMMGRGNTGPVYPWFGKDIRQGIPLAIENYHLLRRLWREEVVNWQGKFRTPLQGYTSTPAPLDGVAPFVWHGSIRSTEIAEQAAFYGDGFFHNNIFWNKEHTAQMVNLYRQRFEYYGHGQADQAIVGLGGQAFIGDTEAEAKKFFRPYFDNAPVYGHGPSMEDFTRMTPLTVGTAEQVIERTMEFADWVGDYQRQLFLVDHAGLPLEVVLDQIERLGRDVVPEVRRRMEERRPDHVPSDPPTHSSLLANPNSPHFKVNPGQPSDEK, encoded by the coding sequence ATGCAATTCGGAATTTTCACCATCGGCGATGTCACCGTAGATCCCAACACCGGCAAGGCTCCCACTGAGGCCGAGCGCATTGAGGCAATGACTCAAATTGCCCTCAAGGCAGAAGAAGTTGGATTAGATGTTTTCGCCACCGGCGAGCACCACAACCCTCCCTTCGTTCCTTCTTCCCCAACCACTCACCTGGCTTATATCGCAGCAAAGACCGAAAAACTGCTGCTTTCCACCTCTACCACCCTGATCACCACCAATGACCCAGTGAAGATTGCCGAGGACTTCGCGTTCTTGCAGCACCTTTCCGGCGGCCGTGTTGATTTGATGATGGGACGCGGAAACACTGGCCCGGTTTACCCATGGTTTGGCAAGGATATCCGTCAGGGCATCCCACTAGCTATTGAGAACTACCACCTACTGCGTCGTTTGTGGCGTGAGGAAGTAGTGAACTGGCAGGGTAAGTTCCGCACTCCATTGCAGGGTTATACCTCTACCCCAGCTCCACTTGATGGTGTTGCGCCTTTCGTTTGGCACGGTTCCATCCGCTCCACCGAAATTGCAGAACAGGCAGCCTTCTACGGCGATGGCTTCTTCCACAACAACATTTTCTGGAACAAAGAGCACACCGCGCAAATGGTAAACCTCTACCGTCAGCGTTTTGAGTACTACGGCCATGGCCAAGCTGATCAGGCCATCGTTGGTCTGGGTGGACAGGCATTTATCGGCGACACCGAAGCAGAGGCCAAGAAGTTCTTCCGCCCTTACTTCGACAACGCTCCGGTTTATGGCCACGGCCCATCCATGGAGGACTTCACCCGCATGACACCACTGACCGTGGGTACTGCGGAACAAGTCATCGAGCGCACTATGGAATTTGCTGACTGGGTGGGCGATTACCAGCGCCAACTATTCTTGGTTGATCACGCCGGTCTGCCACTTGAGGTTGTCCTGGATCAGATCGAACGTCTGGGTCGCGATGTTGTTCCTGAGGTCCGCCGTCGCATGGAAGAGCGTCGCCCAGATCACGTTCCTTCCGATCCTCCAACCCACAGCTCCCTGTTGGCTAACCCAAATAGCCCACACTTCAAGGTAAACCCCGGCCAGCCATCCGATGAGAAATAA
- a CDS encoding FMN reductase, protein MRKLTVVTAGLSNPSTTRSVADQLTKAVNAAVTARGEALDIEVIEIRDLIFDLSTSFTSAGMSSPALDAAKERLANSDGLIAVTPVFTASYSGIFKMFFDVLDPKTIVGLPTIIAASAGSARHSLVLDHAIRPLFNYLRAVVVPTGVFAATEDFGTEAGADFERRVNRAAGELATLMLQDFSSVEGLGGATANQDADLSFRRNRHTGVTPGENFSSFADLLKGHDGAS, encoded by the coding sequence ATGCGCAAGCTCACTGTAGTTACTGCAGGTCTATCCAATCCTTCAACCACTCGCTCTGTTGCTGATCAGCTCACCAAAGCAGTTAATGCTGCGGTGACTGCTCGTGGAGAAGCGCTAGACATCGAAGTTATTGAGATCCGCGATCTCATCTTTGATCTCTCTACCTCCTTCACCAGCGCCGGTATGAGCTCACCAGCACTTGACGCTGCCAAGGAACGCCTGGCTAACTCCGATGGTCTTATTGCGGTGACCCCAGTCTTCACCGCTAGCTATTCCGGCATCTTCAAGATGTTCTTTGATGTACTTGATCCCAAGACTATTGTGGGTCTGCCTACCATCATTGCGGCATCGGCTGGGTCAGCCCGTCACTCCCTCGTACTAGATCATGCCATTCGCCCGCTGTTTAACTACCTGCGAGCAGTGGTTGTCCCCACCGGTGTCTTTGCCGCCACCGAGGACTTTGGTACCGAAGCAGGTGCAGATTTTGAAAGGCGAGTTAATCGCGCAGCCGGCGAACTAGCAACCCTTATGCTGCAGGATTTCAGCAGCGTGGAGGGTCTAGGCGGCGCAACTGCCAATCAGGACGCGGATCTATCCTTCCGTCGCAATCGCCACACCGGCGTAACCCCTGGTGAGAACTTCAGCAGCTTCGCTGATCTTCTCAAAGGCCACGACGGCGCCAGCTAG